Genomic window (Prosthecobacter fusiformis):
TCCAATGCTTGTAATTGCCGCCCTACCCGCCTCATGCATTTGATTTAAGCCATGATCTCGGACGCCACTGTGCCATAGACATCCGTCAGGCGGAAGTCGCGGCCAGCATAGCGATAGGTCAGCTTTTCGTGGTCCAGGCCAAGCAAATGTAGGACTGTGGCGTGCCAGTCGTGGATGTGCATTTTATTTTCCTCGGCTTCGTATCCGTACTCGTCGGTTTTGCCATAATTCATGCCGCCCTTCACGCCGCCTCCGGCCATCCATAGGGTGAATCCTTTATTGTTATGGTCGCGGCCATCATCACCCTGGCTATGCGGGGTGCGGCCAAATTCTCCGCCCCAGATGACCAGTGTATCCTTCAGCAGGCCGCGTTGTTTTAAATCCTGAAGCAATCCGGCGACAGGGGTGTCGATGGCATCGCAATTGCGTTGTAGGGCGGTCTTGAGATTGAAGTGCTGGTCCCAGTTTCCATGGGTGATCTCGATGAAGCGCACGCCTGCTTCCAAGAGCTTGCGCGCCATGAGGCATTGTTTGCCAAAGGTATCCGTATTGTCGTTGCCAATCCCGTAGAGGTCTTTGGTCGCATCTGTCTCTTGGCTGAGATCCAGGACTTTTGGCACCTCCGCCTGCATGCGGAAAGCCAGCTCATAGGATTCGATGACGCCTTCCACTTCCGCACTTGTTCCGCCATCTGCGGCCATTCGGGACTGGTTTAATGCCTGCACCAGATCCAACTGGGTGCGCTGGGTATCCAGACTGTAACGGTCGTTTTTGACATTGGCGATGCTGGTCTCCTCTGCCGCTCCGTTATAACGTCGGGCAAAGGCTCCACCGCCAGGAAGGCTATTGCCCCCGATCTTTGTCCCCTGGTAAATGGCGGGCAAAAAGGCGCTGCCGTAGCTGCGGGTGGCATTGGCTGGCGGATTGATGGTGATGAAGCCGGGTAAATTTTCATTCTGGGTGCCCAGTCCGTAAAGAGCCCAGGAGCCGAGCGATGGCCTAACAAATTGCGTGGTGCCTGTGTGCAACTGGGTGAAAGCCTGCGGATGAGCTGGCACATCCGTGGTCATCGAATTGATGACGCAGAGGTCATCGGCGTGCTTGGCCAGGCTGGGCAGCAATTCGGAAATCCAGAGTCCACTTTTCCCATGGCGGTTGAATTTCCAGGGGGAGCCCATCAGTTTGGCCTGACCATAACGGCCCGCCAGGGCAGGGGCACTCTTGCCGTCATCTGCCGTGAGTTTGGGTTTGTAATCGAGAAGGTCCACATGCGATGGCGCACCCTGCATGCATAGGAAAATCACATGTTTGGCTCTGGGCTGGAGATGCGGGTTTTTGGGGGCCAAAGGTGATCCGGCACGCAGGGCCTGCTGCTGGGCCAGTGCGGCAAATGCGAGGTATCCGAAGCCATTCGAGGTCGTTTTTAGAAACTGACGGCGGTTTGATGGAGCATTCATGGCGATAGGTTTGAATGGACTAACAAAGGATCAGTTTAAATAGCGAAATTCAGCACTGGCGATGAGGCTCTGGCAAAAGGCGGAGAGGGTGGCCATCTGCGCTTTTTCTTTCTCCGATGGCGTGTTCTTACCCTCTGCGGCTTGTTGGGGAAATCGCATCCAGAAGCTCTTGATGGATGTCATTTCCTGCTCGGTGGGAAAACGGGCAAAGGCGAGTTGGAAGGCGTAAGTCAGCTTCTCCAATGGCGTGCCAGGGTGTTTGGCCACCCTGGAGGCAAATGCATCCGCAGCACTGAGAGCCTGTGGATTGTTCATCATAAACAGGCTTTGTCCGGGAACGTTGGTGGTATCCCGTTCGCCATTGACCAGACTGGCATCGGGGAAGTCAAAGACACTGAGGACCTCGGGGATCTGGTCACGGATGATCGGCAGATAGATGCTGCGGTAGCTATAAGGTTGAGTGCTGATCTCTCGAAAAAGTGAGAAAAGACCTTCGCGTCCTTCTCCTGCTCTGGCGACAGGAGAACCATCAATGGGATAAAGATTGAGGTTTCCAGACACGGCGAGCATCGCATCCCGGATGGCTTCAGCATCCAGCCGTCTCTGATTCATCCTCCAATGCAGTTTGTTATCTGGGTCCACGGCGAAGTTTTGATCATCATAAGCAGAGGCCATCTGATAGCTGCGGGAAAGCATGATCTCTCGGATCATCTGTTTGACCGACCAGCCTTGCTCCATGAATGAGAGGGCGAGTTCGTCCAGCAGTTCGGGATGGGTGGGTTTCTGTCCCATGAGGCCGAAGTTATCTGGAGTGGCGACGAGGCCGCTGCCCATCAATTTCAACCAGATTCGGTTCGCCATCACGCGAGCGGTGAGGGGATTTTCTTTGGAAGCAATGAAGAAAGCCAAGTCCAGTCGTCCGCTGCCTTCACTGATATTGCGGGGTTCTCCTTCAGCGCACAATACCTCCACCAAACCGCGTGGCACAGTGTCTCCAGGCTGCTTCAGGTCACCGCGAATCAGCAGCGGGCTGTTCACAGGACTATCCTTATCCAGCAAGCCCATGGCCAGCGTGCGCGGGCTGCCATCCGCATGAAATTGATCGAGATCCGCTTTGATGGCATCCGCCCGATCGGCAGAACTGCGCACGCGGAGGAAATTCTGAGCATTGTTGTCGCGTTGCCCTGAACTCATGCTGCGCACTTGGTCACGAATGTTGTTTGCCGTATTCAAGGCTTCATCATAATTGCGTTTCAGGGTCGCATAATCCGCCTTGGGCAGAGCAGCGAGGGCGGAGACCTGCGCGGCAGCGGGGTCCAGCTCAATCAGCGTGCTGGTATTCTGGTTCTGCAACTGGCGATAAGTGCCGAAAAGAGTCTCACTGCTCAGGAAGATGCCCGCCAGCGCATAGTAGTCACGTTGCGTCACAGGATCAAACTTGTGGTCATGACAGCGAGCACAGGCCAGGGTGAGGCCTAACATAGATTGCGATAATGCATCAATTTGCTCATCCACCAGATCCATGGTGAATTGCCTTTTGTCGCGGTTGTTATGACCTTTGGGACCGATGGCCAGGAAGCCGGTGGCGACGATCTTTTCTGCCTGGTCGCGTTTGTTGTCATAGCGCATCAGGTCTCCGGCGATCTGCTCTTTCAAAAACTGGTCGTAAGGCTTGTCGCGGTTGAAGGCATCAATCACGTAGTCGCGGTAACGCCAGGCATGTGGATACAGCAGGTTGACCTCCTTGCCGCTGCTCTCAGCATACCGGGCGATGTCCAGCCAGTGCCGCCCCCAGCGCTCGCCAAAACGAGAGGAGTCCAAGTATTGGTCAATCACACGCTTGGTGGCCTCAGGCGATGTGTCTTTGACATACGCTTCCACCTCATCTGGCGTAGGCGGCAGTCCGGTGAGGTCAAAGGCGATGCGGCGGATGAGCGTCCGGCGGTCTGCATCAGGGGCTGGTTTTAAACCGGCTTTCTCCAGTCCGGCCTGGATCCATTGATCAATGGTGGAACGTGCCCAGCTTTCATCTTTGAGATCAGGAACGGCAGAGCTTGCCGGTTTTTGGAATGCCCAGTGTTGCCGACCTTCCTGCATATTAATCTCACGCTTGCCTCCGCTGGCATTGGGGATGATTTGCTCACGGGGATCCGGGGCACCCATTTCGATCCACTTGCGAAAATGGGCGATTACTTCATCCGGCAGCTTCGTCTTCGGTGGCATCTGCATGTCTTCATCCGCCCAGGTCATGGCCGTATAAATCGCGCTTTCGGAAAGGCTGCCAGGAGTCACCCCTGGATGCCCAGATTCGCCGCCTAAGACAGTGCCTTGCCGTGTATCAAGGGTGAGTCCTCCTTTGACTTTTTCGGCCTCGGCGGAGTGGCATTGATAACAATGCTCCACCAGTGCTGGACGGATGTTCTTTTCAAAAAAGCTCAGTTGATCCGCAGGTATGCCTGCATGATCAGCCATCGCGGCTTCCACCGCCAGGGCAGAGGATGCCGCTAAACTGAAAGCAAAGATGCAGAGTGAGAAAAACTTCATGGCCAAAACAGCGTTTCAGTTTCCTGAAACACAGTTAGGCCATGGAAGTTGCGCGGGATAATGCCCGACTCTCACTTTTAATTAGACCAAGCCCAGGCTCTTTAGTGTGGCGCGGAGCTCTTCGACCTTGGCGGCCTCCATCGGCACCAGCGGCAGACGCAACTCGTCGGTGCAGTGACCGGCCAGGGCCATCGCCGTTTTGATCGGGATAGGATTGGTGGAAAGCTTCAAGAAAGCAGCGAATAGCGGGTAATACTGCTGGTGGATACCCAACGCGCCTGCGTAATCGCCCTTCAATGCCAGTTTCACCATGTCGCTGATCTGCTTTGGAATAAGATTGGAGGCCACACTGACGATGCCAACGCCACCCACGGACATGAAGGGCAGGGTAAGGCCGTCATCACCGGACAGGATTTCGAATTCTCCCGGCAGGAGCTGCTTCATCTGGCTCACTCGCTCAGGATTACCGCCTGCCTCTTTGATGGCGCGGATGTTCGGGCAGCTTTCGGCAAGCCGCACGATTACATCCAGGCCAATCTCAATGCC
Coding sequences:
- a CDS encoding DUF1501 domain-containing protein, with translation MNAPSNRRQFLKTTSNGFGYLAFAALAQQQALRAGSPLAPKNPHLQPRAKHVIFLCMQGAPSHVDLLDYKPKLTADDGKSAPALAGRYGQAKLMGSPWKFNRHGKSGLWISELLPSLAKHADDLCVINSMTTDVPAHPQAFTQLHTGTTQFVRPSLGSWALYGLGTQNENLPGFITINPPANATRSYGSAFLPAIYQGTKIGGNSLPGGGAFARRYNGAAEETSIANVKNDRYSLDTQRTQLDLVQALNQSRMAADGGTSAEVEGVIESYELAFRMQAEVPKVLDLSQETDATKDLYGIGNDNTDTFGKQCLMARKLLEAGVRFIEITHGNWDQHFNLKTALQRNCDAIDTPVAGLLQDLKQRGLLKDTLVIWGGEFGRTPHSQGDDGRDHNNKGFTLWMAGGGVKGGMNYGKTDEYGYEAEENKMHIHDWHATVLHLLGLDHEKLTYRYAGRDFRLTDVYGTVASEIMA
- a CDS encoding PSD1 and planctomycete cytochrome C domain-containing protein, translated to MKFFSLCIFAFSLAASSALAVEAAMADHAGIPADQLSFFEKNIRPALVEHCYQCHSAEAEKVKGGLTLDTRQGTVLGGESGHPGVTPGSLSESAIYTAMTWADEDMQMPPKTKLPDEVIAHFRKWIEMGAPDPREQIIPNASGGKREINMQEGRQHWAFQKPASSAVPDLKDESWARSTIDQWIQAGLEKAGLKPAPDADRRTLIRRIAFDLTGLPPTPDEVEAYVKDTSPEATKRVIDQYLDSSRFGERWGRHWLDIARYAESSGKEVNLLYPHAWRYRDYVIDAFNRDKPYDQFLKEQIAGDLMRYDNKRDQAEKIVATGFLAIGPKGHNNRDKRQFTMDLVDEQIDALSQSMLGLTLACARCHDHKFDPVTQRDYYALAGIFLSSETLFGTYRQLQNQNTSTLIELDPAAAQVSALAALPKADYATLKRNYDEALNTANNIRDQVRSMSSGQRDNNAQNFLRVRSSADRADAIKADLDQFHADGSPRTLAMGLLDKDSPVNSPLLIRGDLKQPGDTVPRGLVEVLCAEGEPRNISEGSGRLDLAFFIASKENPLTARVMANRIWLKLMGSGLVATPDNFGLMGQKPTHPELLDELALSFMEQGWSVKQMIREIMLSRSYQMASAYDDQNFAVDPDNKLHWRMNQRRLDAEAIRDAMLAVSGNLNLYPIDGSPVARAGEGREGLFSLFREISTQPYSYRSIYLPIIRDQIPEVLSVFDFPDASLVNGERDTTNVPGQSLFMMNNPQALSAADAFASRVAKHPGTPLEKLTYAFQLAFARFPTEQEMTSIKSFWMRFPQQAAEGKNTPSEKEKAQMATLSAFCQSLIASAEFRYLN
- the dapA gene encoding 4-hydroxy-tetrahydrodipicolinate synthase; its protein translation is MFAGTHTAIVTPFRNGQLDEEALKKLVDFQFDNGVSGVVPCGTTGESPTLDYDEHEQVVKLTVEFAKGRGIVMAGTGSNSTREAIELTQEAEAAGATASLQVAPYYNKPTPEGLYQHFKAIADNTKLPIMLYSIPGRCGIEIGLDVIVRLAESCPNIRAIKEAGGNPERVSQMKQLLPGEFEILSGDDGLTLPFMSVGGVGIVSVASNLIPKQISDMVKLALKGDYAGALGIHQQYYPLFAAFLKLSTNPIPIKTAMALAGHCTDELRLPLVPMEAAKVEELRATLKSLGLV